From one Meles meles chromosome 18, mMelMel3.1 paternal haplotype, whole genome shotgun sequence genomic stretch:
- the JPT1 gene encoding jupiter microtubule associated homolog 1 isoform X2, with product MTTTTTFKGVDPNSRNSSRVLRPPGGGSNFSLGFDEPTEQPVRRNKMASSIFGTPEENPPSWAKSAGAKSSGGRQDSESSGPQRTNSSEANAGDFLDLKKTWTQTCRPAWGRVRRSLCLLPLCPAQWLRLQYHPEEIPLVASPASSWVSSDSLELCRFVCFCFLHACELHNLSLTVHLLDLFH from the exons atgaccaccaccaccaccttcaaGGGAGTCGATCCCAACAGCAGGAATAGCTCCCG GGTTTTGCGGCCTCCAGGCGGTGGATCCAATTTTTCATTAGGCTTTGATGAACCAACAGAACAGCCTGTGAGGAGGAACAAAATGGCATCTAGCATCTTTGGGACACCTGAGGAAAATCCTCCTTCATGGGCCAAGTCGGCAG GTGCCAAGTCTAGCGGTGGCAGACAGGATTCTGAGTCATCTGGACCCCAGAGAACAAACTCTTCTGAAGCGAACGCTGGAGACTTCTTAGATCTGAAG aAAACGTGGACACAGACTTGCAGGCCAGCCTGGGGCAGAGTGAGGAGAAGCCTGTGCCTGCTGCCCCTGTGCCCAGCCCAGTGGCTCCGGCTCCAGTACCATCCCGAAGAAATCCCCCTGGTGGCAAGTCCAGCCTCGTCCTGGGTTAGCTCCGATTCTCTTGAACTCTgtcgttttgtttgtttttgttttctccatgCTTGTGAACTGCACAACTTGAGCCTGACTGTACatcttttggatttgtttcattaa
- the JPT1 gene encoding jupiter microtubule associated homolog 1 isoform X3, producing MRRRFASFPLRRGWPGFRAVVLAPRVLRPPGGGSNFSLGFDEPTEQPVRRNKMASSIFGTPEENPPSWAKSAGAKSSGGRQDSESSGPQRTNSSEANAGDFLDLKGEGDIHENVDTDLQASLGQSEEKPVPAAPVPSPVAPAPVPSRRNPPGGKSSLVLG from the exons ATGCGGAGACGGTTCGCGTCCTTCCCTTTGCGGCGCGGCTGGCCCGGCTTCAGGGCGGTGGTCTTGGCCCCCAG GGTTTTGCGGCCTCCAGGCGGTGGATCCAATTTTTCATTAGGCTTTGATGAACCAACAGAACAGCCTGTGAGGAGGAACAAAATGGCATCTAGCATCTTTGGGACACCTGAGGAAAATCCTCCTTCATGGGCCAAGTCGGCAG GTGCCAAGTCTAGCGGTGGCAGACAGGATTCTGAGTCATCTGGACCCCAGAGAACAAACTCTTCTGAAGCGAACGCTGGAGACTTCTTAGATCTGAAG ggAGAAGGCGACATTCATG aAAACGTGGACACAGACTTGCAGGCCAGCCTGGGGCAGAGTGAGGAGAAGCCTGTGCCTGCTGCCCCTGTGCCCAGCCCAGTGGCTCCGGCTCCAGTACCATCCCGAAGAAATCCCCCTGGTGGCAAGTCCAGCCTCGTCCTGGGTTAG
- the NT5C gene encoding 5'(3')-deoxyribonucleotidase, cytosolic type, with protein sequence MAAAMAAAVAARRARPVRVLVDMDGVLADFEGGFLRGFRRRFPGEPYVPLEERRGFLAREQYRALRPDLEDKVASVYEAPGFFLDLEPIPGAVEAMLEMNNMQDTEVFICSSPLLKYEHCVGEKYRWVEKHLGPQFVERIILTRDKTVVLGDLLIDDKDSIQGQEETPSWEHILFTCCHNRHVALPPTRRRLLSWSDNWREIIESKRGARTVESS encoded by the exons ATGGCGGCGGCGatggcggcggcggtggcggcgcgGCGCGCGCGGCCCGTGCGGGTGCTGGTGGACATGGACGGCGTGCTGGCCGACTTCGAGGGGGGCTTTCTGCGGGGCTTCCGCCGCCGCTTCCCCGGGGAGCCGTACGTGCCGCTGGAAGAGCGCCGAGGCTTCCTCGCCCGCGAACAGTACCGAGCCCTGCGGCCGGAcctggag GACAAAGTGGCCAGTGTGTATGAAGCCCCAGGCTTTTTCCTAGACTTGGAGCCCATCCCTGGAGCCGTGGAAGCCATGCTGGAGATGAACAACATGCAGGA CACGGAGGTCTTCATCTGCTCCAGCCCTCTGCTGAAGTACGAACACTGTGTGGGTGAGAAG TACCGCTGGGTAGAGAAACACCTGGGGCCCCAGTTTGTGGAGCGCATCATCCTGACGAGGGACAAGACGGTGGTCTTGGGGGACCTGCTCATTGATGACAAGGACAGCATTCAAG GCCAAGAGGAGACCCCAAGCTGGGAGCACATCTTGTTCACCTGCTGCCACAACCGGCACGTAGCCCTACCCCCCACAAGGAGACGGCTGCTCTCCTGGAGTGACAACTGGAGGGAGATCATAGAAAGCAAGCGGGGGGCCAGAACAGTGGAGAGTAGCTGA
- the JPT1 gene encoding jupiter microtubule associated homolog 1 isoform X1 encodes MTTTTTFKGVDPNSRNSSRVLRPPGGGSNFSLGFDEPTEQPVRRNKMASSIFGTPEENPPSWAKSAGAKSSGGRQDSESSGPQRTNSSEANAGDFLDLKGEGDIHENVDTDLQASLGQSEEKPVPAAPVPSPVAPAPVPSRRNPPGGKSSLVLG; translated from the exons atgaccaccaccaccaccttcaaGGGAGTCGATCCCAACAGCAGGAATAGCTCCCG GGTTTTGCGGCCTCCAGGCGGTGGATCCAATTTTTCATTAGGCTTTGATGAACCAACAGAACAGCCTGTGAGGAGGAACAAAATGGCATCTAGCATCTTTGGGACACCTGAGGAAAATCCTCCTTCATGGGCCAAGTCGGCAG GTGCCAAGTCTAGCGGTGGCAGACAGGATTCTGAGTCATCTGGACCCCAGAGAACAAACTCTTCTGAAGCGAACGCTGGAGACTTCTTAGATCTGAAG ggAGAAGGCGACATTCATG aAAACGTGGACACAGACTTGCAGGCCAGCCTGGGGCAGAGTGAGGAGAAGCCTGTGCCTGCTGCCCCTGTGCCCAGCCCAGTGGCTCCGGCTCCAGTACCATCCCGAAGAAATCCCCCTGGTGGCAAGTCCAGCCTCGTCCTGGGTTAG